The nucleotide sequence GGCCGCCCGTCTCGGCGATCTCGCGCTCGCCGAGCGGCTGCTCGAAGCTGACCCTGCCGCCGCTGCGGCGCAGGTCAACGAGCCCGGCTACGCGCCCGTCCCGCCGTTCCACATCTACTGCTGGTCGCTGGGCTTCGGCGCTTCGCCGCACGCCGTGGCAAAGAAGTACGGCCACGAGGCGGTCGGCGCCCTGTTGACGGCGCGGAGCTCACCGCGCGTCCTTCTGCGCACGGCACTCTTCGCCAACGACGCCCGCCGCGCGCGAGCCCTGGTCGCCTCGGACCCGACGCTGGTCTCGTCGCTCTCGCGCGCGGAGCACGGCCAGCTGGCCCAGGCGATCTTCCACGAGGCCTTCGACGCCGCGCACCTGATGCTCGATCTCGGCTTCGATCCGGGAGCCCCCGGAGTCGACGGCGGAGCGGCCCAGCACGCCGCCTGCTGGGTGGGCAACCTGCGCCTGGTGGAGCGCATTCTCGAACTGGGTGCCGTGGCAATCGACGCCCCCGACCCGACGCACCAGAGCCCGCCGCTGGGATGGACCGCCTACGGCTCCGTCCACCGCCGCTCCCCGGGTGGCGACTACCTCGCCGTCGCCCAACGCCTCGTCGCCGCTGGCGCCGACATCCGCGCCACCGGCAACCTCCACGGCCGCACGCTTATCGAGATGGCGAACGGCAATCCCGAGATGCAGGAGGCTCTGCGCCGCCTCGGCGCCCTCTGAGCGGCTGCTTGAAAGGTGCTGCTGTACGGTGCCAGCCGCTTTCCCTGTACAGGTGCCAGCCGCTTTCCCGCTCCGAGCCGAAGCTTGAGCGCCGCCAGTAAGTCAGCTATTCCGGCGCACCGTGTAGGTGAGCTCGGCGAAGCCCGGGCCGACGAATCGGGCCGCTGTGAGCTCGAGGGCGGGCGACACGATGCGGCGAGGAAGGAGCGGCCGTCCCGAGCCCAGGGTCACCGAGCCGACCTGGACGATGATCTCGTCGAGGAGGCCGGCGTCGTGAAACTGGCCGACCAGCTCGCCGCCGCCCACCAGCCAGACGTTCTTGCCGCCGGCGGCCGCCACCATCGCCGCGTGCACCGGGCGCACGTCGCCGCGGACGAACTCGATGGCGGCGCCCGGCACGGCGGAAAGCTCCCGGCTGGTGAACACCCAGGACGGTTGCTCGTAAGGCCAGGGTGCGGGTTCTCCGTCGACGGGCTGGAGCCCATGCCGCAGCATCCACTCGTAGGTCGAGGAACCCATCGCCAGAGCGCCGACTTCCTGGACGAACGACGGATAGCTGGTGTCGGCGGGGTCGCCGAGCGGAAAGAGCCACTCGAGAGAATGGTCGTCGGTGGCGATGAAACCATCGAGAGTCGAGGCGGTGTAGTACTGGGTCTTCATGGCAGGCGCCCTCGCAAAGGGCGGACTCTAGCGCGGCTCGAGGTCGACACCGGGTAGACAAGCGAAGCGCCGCGTTCGACGAACCCCACCGCGAGCTTGCGAATGAGCTGACTCGCGACGCCTGTGCCGCATGCGGAGGCGGCTTCTTCGCGCTCCGTTCAGAGCCTTCTGGAGGGAGCCGCCTGATAGAACTGCAGGCAGTTGCCGTCCGGATCGCGCAGGTGGAACTCGCGCGTGCCCCAGGGCGTGTCGCCCGGCGCCGACCACGGACTCTCGGGCCGCGCCGGATCCGCGAGTGCGCCGCGACCGCGGAGCTCGATGTAGAGCGCATCGATCTCCGACACGAAGAACCGGTAGGCCGGGAGGTCAGCGGCGTGGCGCCATTGCTCCGGCCCATGCCACTGCAGGTGGATCTCGACCCCGTCGCGCGACACACAGGCGTAGCGCGGCTCGACCGGGCTGTCGAGAAACAGCTCGCGGAAGCCCAGGCGCTCGAAGAACCGCAAGGATTCCCCGAGGTCGCTCGACATGAGGACGGGATGCA is from Thermoanaerobaculia bacterium and encodes:
- a CDS encoding dihydrofolate reductase family protein codes for the protein MKTQYYTASTLDGFIATDDHSLEWLFPLGDPADTSYPSFVQEVGALAMGSSTYEWMLRHGLQPVDGEPAPWPYEQPSWVFTSRELSAVPGAAIEFVRGDVRPVHAAMVAAAGGKNVWLVGGGELVGQFHDAGLLDEIIVQVGSVTLGSGRPLLPRRIVSPALELTAARFVGPGFAELTYTVRRNS
- a CDS encoding VOC family protein; this translates as MTPQLHAVHPVLMSSDLGESLRFFERLGFRELFLDSPVEPRYACVSRDGVEIHLQWHGPEQWRHAADLPAYRFFVSEIDALYIELRGRGALADPARPESPWSAPGDTPWGTREFHLRDPDGNCLQFYQAAPSRRL